TAAGAATAACCCACAAGGGAATATTAACTTGTGAAGAGTGTGAAGTCCCCGAAAAGAGAGAAATACGGAATAGAGTTATGGAGAAAATCAAAGAGCTCTCACAAGGAGATACAGAAGCTTTCGTCATCATCGACGCGCTTGCCGGTGAACTGAACTTAATGAGATACGAGTTGTTCGATATTCTTAATTACCTTCAGGGCGAGGGGCTGGTAAAGATTCACTCGAGGATCTCCGTCTCTATTTGCGAAAAGGCACTGGGATGACACCTTGTTCGTTTTTGAAGCTTAAGTCCTGTCCTCTCAAAAAAGATCTAGGCAGCCACTATCTTCACTACAAGAGAAACGGTGTCAATCGAAGATACAAAGAAAATGAACAATTTACTGTATATTTTCATTATCAAATTCCAGTCAGAAAAGCACGTGCTATAATCAAGCGAAAGTAACCCAACGGAGGAGCACCCGTGAAGAGTAGACGTCCATCAGGGAATCGGGGCGGATCGAAAGGCTAGGGTGCCGAAGGGGATGGGAGCCCCAGATCCTGTCGCCCTGGGCATACGGAGAATATCCGTATGACTGTCACGGAGGAGTCCGTGGAGAGCCGGTGGGTTTGGAATAAGCGATTATTTCAAACCATTAGGTGTTCCCGGTCTCATTCGGGAACACTTTTTATTTTGGAGGTGAGGCTATGAAACTCGCAGTCGTTGGAGCCACCGGCGAAGTTGGCCGGATGATGCTTAAAAAGCTTGAAGAAGAATCGATTGAGCCTGATGGGATAGACCTTTTCTCCTCTAGCCGAAGTGCCGGGAGTCTTATGAAATTTACCGGAAAGAGTGTAGAGGTTAGAGAGCTTAGAGAGGATTCTCTACGAACGTATTACGATTATGTCCTTTTCTCAGCGGGGGCTTCCGTTTCAAAAGTTTTCGCTCCTATTGCCGCATCTTACGGAGCGGTTGTTATAGACAATTCTTCAGCCTTCAGGCAGAGTGAAGGTATCCCCCTTGTGGTTCCGGAAATCAATGGTTTTCTTTTAAAAGACTACAGAGGAATAGTAGCTAATCCTAACTGCTCGACTATACAGATGGTTTTGTCACTGTATAAAATACACAGGAAATTCGGCTTGAGAATCGTTGTTGTATCCACCTACCAGGCCGTGTCGGGTGCCGGGAACAGGGGGATTGTCGAGCTGGAGAAACAGGAAGCCGGATCACAGGATCATGCGGTATTTGTAAGAAAAATCCACAGGAACGTGGTTCCTGTTATAGGCGATATACTCGAAAACTCCTTTTCTGTTGAGGAGATGAAGATGGTCAACGAAACCAGAAAGATACTGGGCGACTCTAAAATATCCATCTGGCCGACCACAGTGAGAGTCCCGGTTATGCATGGCCATTCCGAAGCGATTTTCTGCGAAACCGAAAAACCCTTCGACCTTGAAGACCTCAGGGTAGAGCTTCGGGCGAGCGAAGATGTCGTTTTGACCGATGAAAAGTTCACACCGGCAGAGATAGCCGGATCGGATCTTGTTTATGTTTCAAGAATAAGATCATTTGACAGTCATCGTTTTCTGTTGTGGAACGTGGCCGACAACATCAGGGTGGGTGCTGCCACAAACGCCGTGAGAATTCTGAAGATGCATGCGGGAGGTGTATAGAATGAAAGGAGCCAATTATTCGGCCACTGGTAATACCTTTCTAGTTGTCGATTCAAGAGAGGAAAGACTTGATGATGTGACCAAACACAGCATCGTGATTAAGAACGTTGGAAATAATGACGGCGTCATTTTCGTCGAAAAGGGCTTCATGGATTTCTACAACCGCGATGGTCTGAGAGCAAGCTTCTGTGGTAACGGCGCAAGGACTTACGCATTTTTCATACATGAAAAAGAGGGAAGGGATAGGATCAGTTTCAAAAGTATGGCCGGCGAGATCGAAGGAGTAGTCTCGCAAGGAATTGTTAGCATTAGAATGCCTGACCCGATCCTAACCGGAAGTTTCGAGGAGGAGGGGTTCTCAGGAGAGATAATAACCGTGGGAGTCCCCCATATAGTAATAGAAGGCAACACGGAGAAGATTGACTGGGAGCTCCTTGTACCTCTAAGACATCTCTACGATGCCAACGTGAACGTTTATTCGGTCATCGAAAGGGGAAAGTTGCGTATAAGGACATACGAACGCGGAGTAGAAGCCGAAACCGGTGCCTGTGGAAGCGGTGCCACTTCTGTGAGCTGGATATATGCGAAAAGGACAGGTCTAAGGAGAGTGGAATTGAAGGCAAACGGGGGCTGGCTTACAGTTGCTTTCAAAGATGGAAAGGCCTATCTCGGAGGAGGTGTAGAGAAATGTTCAGAGGAACTGGAACTGCTCTGGTAACACCATTCAAGAACGGAAAGGTCGATTACGATTCCTTCAGGAGGTTTTTGAGATTTCAGCTCGATGGTGGGGTTGAAGCCCTTATCGTTCTAGGCACAACTGGTGAATCACCCTGCGTAAAGGACAGCGAGCGAAAAGAACTTATCAGGATTGCCATAGAGGAATCAGGTGGGAAAGTTCCCGTGATAGTTGGAACGGGTACCAATTCAACGCAAAAGACAAGAGAACTAAGTTCGAGAGTCTTCGATGACGGTGCCGATGGTGTACTGGTGGTAACGCCCTATTATAACAAACCAACTCAGGAAGGCCTTTACAGACATTACGGTGAACTGGCAACACGTGTGGGTGGTCCGATCATCATTTATAACGTCCCCGGAAGAACAGGGGTCAATATGCTTCCGGAGACGGTTCTAAGATGTGCAGAGTTTGATAACATAGTCGGTATAAAGGAAGCAAGCGGAAACCAGTATCAGGTCGATTATCTCATCTCGAACGTCAGAACCAGAGGGTTGGCTTTAAAAATCTGGTCAGGCAACGACGATCAAGCCTTTCATCTCTGCTGCAGCGGAGGAGACGGTGTTATATCGGTACTCTCCAATGTTGCTCCTGCCGATACAGTAGCCATGATAAAGGCTGTTCTGGCCGGAGATCTAGAAAAGGCGCGAGAAC
This portion of the Mesotoga infera genome encodes:
- a CDS encoding aspartate-semialdehyde dehydrogenase, yielding MKLAVVGATGEVGRMMLKKLEEESIEPDGIDLFSSSRSAGSLMKFTGKSVEVRELREDSLRTYYDYVLFSAGASVSKVFAPIAASYGAVVIDNSSAFRQSEGIPLVVPEINGFLLKDYRGIVANPNCSTIQMVLSLYKIHRKFGLRIVVVSTYQAVSGAGNRGIVELEKQEAGSQDHAVFVRKIHRNVVPVIGDILENSFSVEEMKMVNETRKILGDSKISIWPTTVRVPVMHGHSEAIFCETEKPFDLEDLRVELRASEDVVLTDEKFTPAEIAGSDLVYVSRIRSFDSHRFLLWNVADNIRVGAATNAVRILKMHAGGV
- a CDS encoding diaminopimelate epimerase yields the protein MKGANYSATGNTFLVVDSREERLDDVTKHSIVIKNVGNNDGVIFVEKGFMDFYNRDGLRASFCGNGARTYAFFIHEKEGRDRISFKSMAGEIEGVVSQGIVSIRMPDPILTGSFEEEGFSGEIITVGVPHIVIEGNTEKIDWELLVPLRHLYDANVNVYSVIERGKLRIRTYERGVEAETGACGSGATSVSWIYAKRTGLRRVELKANGGWLTVAFKDGKAYLGGGVEKCSEELELLW
- the dapA gene encoding 4-hydroxy-tetrahydrodipicolinate synthase; this translates as MFRGTGTALVTPFKNGKVDYDSFRRFLRFQLDGGVEALIVLGTTGESPCVKDSERKELIRIAIEESGGKVPVIVGTGTNSTQKTRELSSRVFDDGADGVLVVTPYYNKPTQEGLYRHYGELATRVGGPIIIYNVPGRTGVNMLPETVLRCAEFDNIVGIKEASGNQYQVDYLISNVRTRGLALKIWSGNDDQAFHLCCSGGDGVISVLSNVAPADTVAMIKAVLAGDLEKARELHLRLLPLMNALFVETNPIPVKYAVHLLGYCENELRLPLVELSEKGIKAVEEAMKASGVL